Proteins found in one Zea mays cultivar B73 chromosome 1, Zm-B73-REFERENCE-NAM-5.0, whole genome shotgun sequence genomic segment:
- the LOC100283021 gene encoding uncharacterized protein LOC100283021 precursor, whose amino-acid sequence MNKRQVAAAVAALLALLAASSTAGAVTFDATNTASDTPGGQRFDQAVGLDYAKQVLSDASTFIWNTFDQPSPADRKPVDAVTLVVEDIGGVAFTSANGIHLSAQYVGGYSGDVKTEVTGVLYHETTHVWQWDGQGQANGGLIEGIADYVRLKAGYAPGHWVQPGQGDRWDQGYDVTARFLDYCDSLKPGFVALLNAKMKDGYTDDFFAQILGKTVQQLWQDYKAKYGG is encoded by the exons ATGAACAAGCGTCAGGTCGCCGCGGCGGTGGCTGCCCTCCTGGCGCTGCTAGCCGCATCATCGACGGCCGGCGCCGTGACGTTCGACGCGACGAACACGGCGTCCGATACCCCCGGCGGGCAGCGGTTCGACCAGGCCGTCGGCCTCGACTACGCCAAGCAGGTCCTGTCCGACGCGTCCACGTTCATCTGGAACACCTTCGACCAGCCCAGCCCCGCCGACCGCAAGCCCGTCGACGCGGTGACCCTCGTCGTCGAGGACATCGGCGGCGTGGCCTTCACGAGCGCCAACGGGATCCACCTCAGCGCGCAGTACGTCGGCGGCTACTCCGGCGACGTCAAGACCGAA GTCACCGGCGTGCTGTACCACGAGACAACGCACGTGTGGCAGTGGGACGGGCAGGGCCAGGCGAACGGCGGCCTCATCGAGGGCATCGCCGACTACGTCCGGCTGAAGGCGGGGTACGCGCCGGGCCACTGGGTGCAGCCGGGGCAGGGGGACCGGTGGGACCAGGGGTACGACGTCACGGCGAGGTTCCTGGACTACTGCGACTCGCTCAAGCCGGGCTTCGTCGCGCTGCTCAACGCCAAGATGAAGGACGGCTACACCGACGACTTCTTCGCCCAGATCCTGGGCAAGACCGTGCAGCAGCTGTGGCAGGACTACAAGGCTAAGTACGGGGGCTGA